Proteins from a single region of Amycolatopsis sp. CA-230715:
- a CDS encoding non-ribosomal peptide synthetase, with product MKHTTPGGRFEVMNGAPVRAVQQLFEAQVARDPGAVAVVCGDREIRYGELNARANLLARHLRALGVGPGALVAICAERSIEMVTGLLAVLKAGGAYVPLDPAYPTRRLAFMLHDSAPAVLLTHAAASTALDGVEELPPVVDLDAPDWPGSGEDGGNPDARGDLAYVIYTSGSTGEPKGVLVEHGHLLAIAASWETALALRPGLAHLQMASFSFDVCTADVVRALGFGGRLVLCPRGLLLDSAGLHDLLRRHEIGFADFVPAVLNALVTQLETRDEALDHLETVVCGGDVWTAVDARRARARLGPGVRIVTAYGVTEAAVDSCLHVVPASGIDVLPIGAPLPGVRVHLLDDHGSEAETGEIHVGGAGVARGYLGRPGLTAARFVADPFAPGSRLYRTGDRGRRLPDGRIEFLGRTDFQVKIRGFRVEPGEVEAELTRCDGVREPLVVARDDDGGDRRLVAYHLGTADPAELRAALAAALPAHQVPSAFVRMTAWPLTPNGKIDRAALPAPDSAAYGRGGYALPEGELETAIASAWEAVLGVERVGRDDDFFALGGHSLLAMRLASKIRAALGREIAPTAVFTAPTVAELAKCLAPDAGALLPPIRRVDRSRPVPLSFAQQRLWFLAQLDGASEAYHVAEALDLRGELDRDALARALDALVARHEALRTRLVEVDGEAVQVVDPPEQGFALRIDEHAEVAALQREEASTPFDLARGPVVRGRLVVLAPDHHVLLLTMHHIVSDGWSMGVLARELGETYAAFTRGKPDPLPPLPVQYADYAAWQRDWLTGDVLAKQREYWRAALAGAPGLLALPSDRPRPPEQDYLGGRVRLEFGVELTAALNELSRQHGGTLFMTVLAAWALVLSRLSGQSEVVIGTPTANRRRDELDGLIGFFANTLALRVDLAGEPTAAELLARVRAVALSALEHQDLPFERVVELVNPARSLAHAPVFQVLFAWQNNEVGRTRLPGLETTSLDTPHPVAKFDLTLSLAEEHGRVVGTLDYATALFDRSTAERYAGYLHGVLTALAAGNVPASLLDPHERRRSLVDWNDTATPLGRPVQELVEAQEPRALALVWDSGTLDYGELNRRANRLAHRLIARGIGPDRLVAVCLERSHELIVALLAVLKTGAAYVPLDPAYPAERLEFMLDDSSPALLLARSPVGLVPFLDVADPGGEEREDNPAIRRRPENLAYVLYTSGSTGRPKGVAQTWRTVDNLVHWQLRRPAPARVLQFASISFDVSVQEIWSALCGGSALVLMDEEQHRDLAGLPGFLARNEVRRAFLPAAVVRTAFDREPSGCEIITAGEALRVGDGLRALGSDLHNQYGPTETHVVSQHSLAAADAEDWPSLPPIGSPIANARLYVLDARLEPAPIGVVGELYIGGAGLARGYLNRPRATAERFVPDPVTGEVMYRSGDLARRLPGGEIEFAGRADGQVKVRGFRVEPGEVENVLREADGVRDAAVVVHEDALVAYVVGEVDAARAQARRLLPAHMVPARWQPLERLPLTVNGKLDRRALPVPGAVVSEVGYAAPRTEREATMAAIWAEVLRCERVGLHDDFFALGGHSLLATRLVHTVNRRMAANLSLRSLFQNPVLADLVGELDRDDADAAFVFDELVPDPASRYEPFPLTDIQEAYWVGRESTLELGGVGAHEYDEIRLSELDVARFGRALDGVIARHDMLRTVFHGDGTQQVRETVPPYRIQCHDLRGLDREEAERKLGETRERMSHQVLDATRWPLFEFAVTRLDDEVRLHVSMDSLIVDAASCHLLERELVQLYADPAAELTSVPLTFRDYVLAERALRETPRYKRAQQYWRERATELAPAPALPLVREPESVSRPHFVRYEKLVPAEQWRTVKAAAKEHGVTPSAVLLAAFAQVLALWSRHPRFTLSLPLFNRLPLHHGVNAVLGDFTSLVLVEAEVTADDFASQARRVQERLWADIDHAAVSGVWVTREVARARGTSQTAMPVVFNSTVSEQADGLHTEHGLATGLGGEVVHSITQTPQVWIDHTVVETEGALLFNWDSIDELFPDGMVAETFAAYCALLDRLAEPGAWKSTVDGLLPVARLAPGTEPAPPPRPLLHELVDRQALATPSATAVLSPDRALTYAELRREARGLAGSLQRRGVRPGDLVGVLLDRGWEQAVATLAVLYAGGAYLPLDPELPSERVAHILGEAGVKTVVTTRGVPDGVEPVGLGGDTDAFEPVAAAETDVAYVIYTSGSTGKPKGVVIDHRGAVNTLLDVIERFGIAPADRVLAISSLSFDLSVFDLFGTFAAGAAVVTLEPELARDPAHWLDLVRAHGVSVWNSVPALLGLLVEYIESGHPPPSSLRLAMLSGDWIPLDLPDRFRALVPSARVDSLGGATEASIWSIHHPIGAVDPGWRSIPYGKPLRHQCFYVLDDAMRPRPPWVPGHLHIGGAGLALGYWRDEERTNASFVVHPATGERLYRTGDLGRLLPDGTIEFLGREDGQVKVNGYRVELGEIEAVLEAHPAVRSAVARLVGEAQQAKRLAAYVVGEVPATELAEYLARKLPAYMVPSSFRFLESFPLSANGKVDRSQLPDPAPELGSAVASPVAEGPDETRLAELVAGVLGRAVPPDANLMRLGATSIDVVRIANALSSELGFRPRLAEFMRQPTVGDLLGMYRGYVRDREIAAAAHRAGRGDVVEDPLARKEFKARDLGHRDFEHGRSVELAGSADTQRYAEYRSVREFDAAPVDGAAFSGFLSCLAEGEVDGRPKYLYGSAGGSYAVQTYLYLKPGRIDGVPGGGYYHDARAHRLVAVGDGGELGSDAYDFFVNRPVFEAAAFAVFLVADLAAIEPLYGEEAEGFCRIEAGAMGQLLTMTAAGHGLGVCGIGSLETDRLTSLFELGPTHRPVYSLLGGRRAPEMEDIEV from the coding sequence GTGAAGCACACGACGCCCGGCGGCCGTTTCGAGGTCATGAACGGCGCGCCGGTCCGTGCGGTGCAGCAGTTGTTCGAAGCGCAGGTGGCGCGTGACCCCGGCGCGGTCGCCGTGGTGTGCGGGGACCGGGAGATCCGCTACGGCGAGCTGAACGCGCGCGCGAACCTGCTGGCTCGGCACCTGCGGGCGCTCGGCGTCGGCCCCGGCGCGCTGGTGGCGATCTGTGCCGAGCGGTCGATCGAGATGGTGACGGGACTGCTCGCGGTGCTGAAGGCGGGCGGTGCGTACGTCCCGCTCGACCCGGCGTACCCGACGCGGCGGCTCGCGTTCATGCTGCACGACAGCGCGCCCGCGGTGCTGCTGACGCACGCCGCCGCGAGCACCGCGTTGGACGGGGTCGAAGAGCTGCCGCCCGTGGTCGATCTCGACGCGCCGGACTGGCCGGGCTCCGGCGAAGACGGCGGCAACCCGGACGCGCGCGGCGATCTCGCCTACGTGATCTACACGTCCGGTTCGACGGGCGAGCCGAAGGGCGTGCTGGTCGAGCACGGACACCTGCTGGCGATCGCGGCGAGCTGGGAGACCGCGCTCGCGTTGCGGCCGGGGCTCGCGCACCTGCAGATGGCCAGCTTCTCGTTCGACGTGTGCACCGCCGACGTGGTCCGCGCGCTGGGTTTCGGCGGCAGGCTCGTGCTCTGCCCGCGTGGTCTCCTGCTCGACAGCGCGGGGCTGCACGACCTGCTGCGGCGTCACGAGATCGGTTTCGCCGACTTCGTGCCCGCCGTCCTGAACGCGCTGGTGACCCAGCTGGAAACCCGGGACGAGGCGCTGGACCACCTGGAAACGGTGGTCTGCGGCGGTGACGTCTGGACCGCCGTCGACGCCAGGCGGGCACGCGCGCGCCTCGGCCCCGGCGTGCGGATCGTGACCGCGTACGGGGTCACCGAGGCGGCGGTGGACAGCTGCCTCCACGTCGTCCCCGCCTCGGGCATCGACGTGCTGCCGATCGGCGCGCCGCTGCCCGGGGTCAGGGTGCACCTGCTCGACGACCACGGCAGCGAGGCGGAGACCGGGGAGATCCACGTCGGTGGCGCGGGGGTGGCACGCGGGTACCTCGGCCGTCCGGGGTTGACGGCGGCGCGGTTCGTCGCCGACCCGTTCGCGCCGGGCTCGCGGCTCTACCGGACCGGTGACCGGGGCCGCCGCCTGCCGGACGGGCGGATCGAATTCCTCGGTCGTACCGATTTCCAGGTGAAGATCCGCGGGTTCCGGGTCGAGCCGGGGGAGGTCGAAGCGGAGCTGACCCGCTGCGACGGCGTGCGCGAACCGCTGGTGGTCGCCCGCGACGACGATGGCGGTGACCGGCGGCTGGTCGCCTACCACCTCGGGACGGCCGATCCCGCGGAGTTGCGGGCAGCGCTCGCCGCGGCGCTGCCCGCCCACCAGGTGCCGTCGGCGTTCGTGCGGATGACCGCGTGGCCGTTGACGCCGAACGGCAAGATCGACCGCGCGGCGCTGCCCGCGCCGGACTCGGCCGCGTACGGCCGCGGCGGGTACGCCCTACCCGAAGGCGAACTGGAAACCGCGATCGCCTCGGCGTGGGAAGCGGTTCTCGGCGTCGAGCGGGTCGGTCGGGACGACGACTTCTTCGCGCTGGGCGGGCATTCCCTGCTCGCGATGCGCCTGGCGTCGAAGATCCGTGCCGCGCTCGGCAGGGAGATCGCGCCGACCGCGGTGTTCACCGCGCCGACGGTCGCCGAGCTGGCGAAGTGCCTTGCCCCGGACGCCGGTGCGCTGCTGCCACCGATCCGGCGGGTCGACCGGTCGCGTCCCGTGCCGCTTTCCTTCGCGCAGCAACGGTTGTGGTTCCTCGCGCAGCTGGACGGCGCGAGCGAGGCCTACCACGTCGCGGAGGCGCTGGACCTGCGCGGCGAGCTGGACCGCGACGCCTTGGCACGTGCCCTCGACGCGCTCGTCGCCCGGCACGAGGCGCTGCGGACGCGCTTGGTCGAGGTCGACGGCGAGGCGGTCCAGGTCGTGGATCCGCCGGAGCAGGGCTTCGCGCTGCGGATCGACGAACACGCCGAGGTGGCGGCGCTGCAACGAGAAGAGGCGAGCACCCCGTTCGACCTCGCGCGCGGGCCGGTCGTCCGCGGCCGTCTCGTCGTGCTGGCACCGGATCACCACGTGCTGCTGCTGACCATGCACCACATCGTGTCCGACGGCTGGTCGATGGGCGTGCTGGCACGGGAACTCGGCGAAACCTACGCCGCCTTCACCCGCGGAAAGCCCGATCCGCTCCCGCCGCTGCCGGTGCAGTACGCGGATTACGCCGCCTGGCAACGGGACTGGCTGACCGGCGACGTGCTGGCGAAGCAGCGCGAATACTGGCGGGCGGCGCTGGCCGGGGCTCCCGGACTGCTGGCACTTCCGTCGGACCGGCCGCGCCCGCCGGAGCAGGACTACCTCGGCGGGCGGGTTCGGCTGGAGTTCGGCGTCGAGCTGACCGCAGCGCTGAACGAGCTGAGCAGGCAGCACGGCGGCACGCTGTTCATGACCGTGCTCGCCGCGTGGGCGCTGGTGCTTTCCCGGTTGTCGGGACAGTCCGAGGTCGTGATCGGCACGCCGACGGCCAACCGCAGGCGCGACGAGCTGGACGGCCTGATCGGGTTCTTCGCGAACACCCTCGCGCTGCGCGTCGACCTCGCTGGCGAACCGACGGCCGCCGAGCTGCTGGCACGCGTACGCGCCGTCGCGCTGTCCGCGCTGGAGCACCAGGACCTCCCGTTCGAGCGCGTGGTGGAGCTGGTCAACCCGGCGCGCAGCCTCGCGCACGCGCCGGTGTTCCAGGTCCTGTTCGCCTGGCAGAACAACGAGGTCGGGCGGACGCGGTTGCCCGGCCTCGAAACGACCTCACTGGACACACCGCACCCGGTGGCGAAGTTCGACCTGACGCTGTCGCTCGCCGAGGAGCACGGACGCGTCGTCGGCACGCTCGACTACGCCACCGCTTTGTTCGACCGGTCGACCGCCGAACGGTATGCCGGGTACCTCCACGGGGTGCTGACCGCGCTGGCCGCCGGAAACGTCCCGGCGTCGCTACTCGACCCGCACGAGCGGCGTCGGTCCCTTGTGGACTGGAACGACACCGCGACGCCGCTCGGCCGCCCGGTGCAAGAACTGGTGGAGGCACAGGAGCCGCGTGCGCTCGCGCTGGTGTGGGACAGCGGGACGCTGGACTACGGCGAGCTGAACCGGCGGGCCAACCGCCTCGCCCACCGGCTCATCGCACGGGGGATCGGACCGGACCGGCTCGTCGCGGTGTGCCTCGAACGCTCGCACGAGCTGATTGTCGCCCTGCTCGCGGTGCTGAAGACCGGCGCCGCGTACGTGCCGCTCGATCCCGCCTATCCGGCCGAGCGGCTCGAGTTCATGCTCGACGACAGCTCGCCCGCCCTGCTGCTGGCGCGGTCGCCAGTGGGCTTGGTGCCGTTCCTCGATGTCGCCGACCCGGGCGGCGAGGAACGCGAGGACAACCCGGCGATTCGACGGCGTCCGGAAAACCTGGCGTACGTGCTCTACACCTCGGGCTCGACCGGCAGGCCCAAGGGCGTCGCGCAGACCTGGCGCACCGTCGACAACCTCGTGCACTGGCAGCTGCGGCGCCCCGCTCCGGCGAGGGTGCTGCAGTTCGCGTCGATCAGCTTCGACGTGTCCGTCCAGGAGATCTGGAGCGCCCTGTGCGGCGGCTCCGCGCTGGTGCTGATGGACGAGGAGCAGCACCGCGACCTGGCTGGCCTGCCCGGTTTCCTTGCCAGGAACGAGGTTCGGCGGGCATTCCTCCCCGCTGCGGTGGTGCGCACGGCCTTCGACCGTGAACCGTCCGGATGCGAAATCATCACCGCTGGTGAGGCACTGCGGGTCGGCGACGGTCTCCGCGCGCTCGGCAGCGATCTGCACAACCAGTACGGCCCGACGGAAACGCACGTCGTCAGCCAGCACAGCCTCGCCGCGGCCGACGCCGAAGACTGGCCGTCGCTCCCGCCGATCGGCAGTCCCATCGCCAACGCGCGGTTGTACGTGCTCGACGCGCGCCTGGAACCAGCGCCCATCGGGGTCGTCGGAGAGCTGTACATCGGTGGCGCGGGCTTGGCGCGGGGATACCTGAACCGGCCGAGGGCGACCGCGGAGCGGTTCGTGCCCGACCCGGTGACCGGCGAAGTGATGTACCGCAGCGGGGATCTCGCGCGCAGGCTGCCCGGCGGCGAGATCGAGTTCGCGGGGCGCGCCGACGGCCAGGTGAAGGTGCGGGGTTTCCGCGTCGAACCCGGCGAGGTCGAGAACGTGCTGCGCGAGGCCGACGGGGTGCGCGACGCGGCCGTGGTCGTGCACGAAGACGCCCTTGTCGCGTACGTCGTCGGCGAGGTGGACGCGGCCCGTGCGCAGGCGCGCCGGTTACTTCCCGCGCACATGGTGCCCGCGCGGTGGCAGCCGCTCGAGCGCCTTCCGTTGACCGTCAACGGGAAACTGGACCGGCGGGCGCTGCCCGTGCCGGGCGCGGTGGTGAGCGAGGTCGGTTACGCCGCGCCGCGCACCGAACGCGAAGCCACCATGGCGGCCATCTGGGCGGAAGTGCTGCGGTGCGAGCGCGTGGGCCTGCACGACGACTTTTTCGCACTGGGCGGGCATTCCCTGCTCGCGACGCGGCTCGTGCACACCGTCAACCGGCGCATGGCCGCGAACCTGTCGCTGCGGAGCCTGTTCCAGAACCCGGTGCTCGCGGACCTGGTGGGCGAGCTGGACCGCGATGACGCCGACGCCGCGTTCGTGTTCGACGAGCTGGTGCCGGACCCGGCCAGTCGGTACGAGCCGTTCCCGCTCACCGACATCCAGGAGGCGTACTGGGTCGGGCGGGAATCGACACTCGAACTGGGCGGCGTCGGTGCGCACGAGTACGACGAGATCAGGTTGTCCGAACTCGACGTGGCGCGCTTCGGCCGCGCGCTCGACGGCGTGATCGCGCGGCACGACATGCTGCGCACGGTCTTCCACGGCGACGGCACCCAGCAGGTGCGGGAAACCGTTCCGCCGTACCGGATCCAGTGCCACGACCTGCGCGGTCTCGACCGGGAGGAGGCCGAGCGGAAGCTCGGCGAGACCCGCGAGCGGATGTCGCACCAGGTGCTCGACGCGACGCGGTGGCCGCTGTTCGAGTTCGCGGTCACCCGCCTCGACGACGAGGTGCGCCTGCACGTCAGCATGGACTCGCTGATCGTCGACGCGGCGAGTTGCCACCTCCTCGAACGCGAACTCGTCCAGCTCTACGCGGACCCGGCCGCCGAACTGACGTCGGTGCCGTTGACGTTCCGCGACTACGTGCTGGCTGAGCGGGCCCTGCGGGAAACCCCGCGTTACAAGCGCGCGCAGCAGTACTGGCGCGAGCGCGCGACCGAGCTGGCCCCCGCGCCCGCGCTGCCGCTCGTTCGCGAACCGGAATCGGTGTCGCGCCCGCACTTCGTCCGGTACGAGAAGCTCGTCCCGGCCGAACAGTGGCGCACGGTGAAGGCGGCGGCGAAGGAGCACGGGGTCACGCCGTCCGCGGTGCTGCTGGCCGCGTTCGCCCAGGTGCTCGCGCTGTGGAGCCGACATCCGCGGTTCACGCTGAGCCTTCCGCTGTTCAACCGCCTGCCGCTGCACCACGGGGTCAACGCCGTGCTGGGCGATTTCACCTCGCTCGTGCTGGTCGAGGCCGAGGTGACCGCGGACGACTTCGCGTCGCAGGCGCGCCGCGTGCAGGAGCGGCTCTGGGCGGACATCGACCACGCGGCGGTGAGCGGGGTCTGGGTCACGCGCGAGGTCGCACGAGCGCGGGGCACCAGCCAGACCGCGATGCCGGTGGTGTTCAACAGCACGGTTAGCGAACAGGCGGACGGGCTGCACACCGAGCACGGGCTCGCGACCGGGCTCGGCGGCGAGGTCGTGCACAGCATCACCCAGACCCCGCAGGTGTGGATCGACCACACCGTGGTCGAGACCGAGGGCGCCTTGCTCTTCAACTGGGACAGCATCGATGAGCTGTTCCCCGACGGCATGGTGGCCGAGACGTTCGCGGCCTACTGCGCACTGCTCGACCGGCTCGCGGAGCCCGGCGCGTGGAAGTCCACTGTGGACGGCCTGCTGCCGGTCGCGCGGCTGGCGCCGGGTACCGAGCCCGCTCCGCCGCCACGGCCGTTGCTGCACGAGCTGGTCGACCGGCAGGCGCTCGCGACCCCGTCGGCGACGGCCGTGCTGTCCCCGGACCGCGCGCTCACCTACGCCGAACTCCGTCGCGAGGCGCGCGGGCTCGCGGGCAGCCTGCAACGCCGAGGCGTGCGGCCGGGAGATCTCGTCGGGGTGCTGCTGGACCGGGGCTGGGAACAGGCCGTCGCCACCCTCGCGGTGCTGTACGCGGGCGGGGCGTACCTGCCGCTGGATCCGGAACTGCCGTCGGAGCGGGTGGCGCACATCCTCGGCGAGGCCGGGGTGAAGACGGTCGTGACCACGCGCGGCGTCCCGGACGGGGTCGAACCGGTGGGCCTCGGCGGGGACACCGACGCCTTCGAACCCGTCGCCGCGGCCGAGACCGACGTGGCCTACGTGATCTACACGTCGGGATCGACCGGCAAGCCGAAGGGAGTGGTGATCGATCACCGCGGCGCGGTGAACACCTTGCTGGACGTCATCGAACGGTTCGGCATCGCGCCAGCGGACCGGGTGCTCGCGATCTCGTCGCTGAGCTTCGACCTGTCCGTGTTCGACCTCTTCGGCACCTTCGCGGCGGGCGCCGCCGTCGTGACGCTCGAACCCGAACTGGCCCGCGATCCCGCGCACTGGCTCGACCTGGTCCGCGCCCACGGCGTCAGCGTGTGGAACTCGGTCCCCGCGTTGCTCGGCCTGCTCGTCGAATACATCGAATCCGGGCACCCGCCGCCGTCGTCGTTGCGGCTGGCGATGCTCTCCGGCGACTGGATCCCGCTCGACCTCCCCGACCGGTTCCGCGCGCTCGTGCCCTCTGCGCGCGTCGACAGCCTCGGCGGTGCGACCGAGGCGTCGATCTGGTCCATCCACCACCCGATCGGCGCGGTGGACCCCGGCTGGCGCAGCATCCCGTACGGAAAACCGTTGCGGCATCAGTGTTTTTACGTTCTCGACGACGCGATGCGGCCGCGTCCCCCGTGGGTGCCCGGTCACCTCCACATCGGCGGGGCAGGGCTGGCGCTCGGGTACTGGCGCGACGAGGAACGCACGAACGCCAGTTTCGTCGTGCACCCCGCCACCGGCGAGCGGCTCTACCGCACCGGGGATCTCGGGCGCCTGCTGCCGGACGGCACGATCGAGTTCCTCGGCCGCGAGGACGGCCAGGTCAAGGTGAACGGCTACCGCGTCGAACTCGGTGAGATCGAAGCGGTCCTCGAAGCGCATCCCGCCGTCCGGTCGGCGGTGGCGCGGCTCGTCGGGGAGGCGCAGCAGGCGAAACGGCTCGCCGCGTACGTCGTCGGCGAAGTGCCCGCGACCGAGCTGGCCGAGTACCTCGCGCGGAAGCTGCCCGCTTACATGGTGCCGTCGTCGTTCCGGTTCCTGGAGTCGTTCCCGTTGTCCGCCAACGGGAAGGTCGACCGGTCGCAGCTACCGGACCCGGCACCGGAACTCGGTTCCGCCGTCGCGTCGCCGGTCGCCGAGGGCCCGGACGAGACGCGGCTCGCCGAGCTGGTCGCGGGAGTGCTGGGACGCGCGGTCCCGCCGGACGCGAACCTCATGCGGCTGGGTGCCACCTCGATCGACGTCGTGCGCATCGCCAACGCGCTGTCGAGCGAGCTGGGCTTCCGGCCGCGGCTCGCCGAGTTCATGCGGCAGCCGACGGTCGGCGACCTGTTGGGGATGTACCGGGGATACGTCCGCGACCGCGAGATCGCGGCGGCCGCGCACCGAGCCGGAAGGGGCGACGTGGTGGAAGACCCGTTGGCGCGCAAGGAGTTCAAGGCGCGGGATCTCGGACACCGCGATTTCGAGCACGGGCGGTCCGTCGAGCTGGCCGGTTCGGCGGACACGCAGCGGTACGCCGAATACCGCTCCGTGCGGGAGTTCGACGCCGCACCGGTGGACGGTGCGGCGTTCTCCGGGTTCTTGAGTTGCCTCGCGGAGGGCGAGGTGGATGGAAGGCCGAAGTACCTGTACGGCTCCGCCGGTGGCAGCTACGCGGTCCAGACCTACCTCTACCTGAAACCGGGCCGCATCGACGGCGTCCCTGGCGGTGGTTACTACCACGACGCCCGCGCGCACCGGCTGGTCGCGGTGGGCGACGGTGGCGAGCTGGGCTCCGACGCCTACGACTTCTTCGTGAACCGCCCGGTGTTCGAGGCGGCGGCGTTCGCGGTGTTTCTGGTGGCGGATCTCGCGGCGATCGAACCGCTCTACGGCGAGGAAGCCGAGGGCTTCTGCCGGATCGAGGCGGGCGCGATGGGGCAGTTGCTCACCATGACCGCGGCCGGGCACGGGCTCGGCGTGTGCGGGATCGGGTCGCTCGAAACCGACCGGCTCACCTCCCTGTTCGAGCTGGGGCCGACGCACCGGCCGGTCTATTCGCTCCTCGGCGGGCGGCGTGCGCCGGAGATGGAAGACATCGAGGTATGA
- a CDS encoding SDR family oxidoreductase, which yields MTVLVTGARGAIARAVVDRLTAAGHRVRAGSRDAKQARPIAGVEPVTVDASRPETLAPALAGVREVFLYAIDEGIADFLGAAKEAGVERIVLLSALAVTSADPTQKVLADRHLLVEDPIRESGIAWTFLRPGAFAGNALAWAPSIRAEGVVAMPYPDSYSTPIHEQDIAEVAVEALTSPGHEGAAYALAGPESMTRTRQVELIGEALGRELVVTELAPEQVRDVPPFLLEMMARNREEPTDGGPTIADVLGRPARTFASWARDHVADFG from the coding sequence ATGACCGTTCTCGTCACCGGAGCGCGCGGGGCGATCGCCCGCGCGGTCGTCGATCGCCTCACCGCCGCCGGGCACCGCGTCCGCGCCGGTAGCCGCGACGCGAAGCAGGCGCGCCCGATCGCCGGGGTCGAACCCGTGACCGTCGACGCGAGCAGGCCGGAGACATTGGCGCCCGCGCTCGCCGGTGTGCGCGAAGTGTTCCTCTACGCGATCGACGAAGGCATCGCCGATTTCCTCGGCGCCGCGAAGGAAGCGGGTGTGGAGCGGATCGTCCTGCTGTCCGCGCTCGCCGTGACCAGCGCCGATCCGACGCAGAAGGTGCTCGCCGACCGGCATCTGCTCGTGGAGGACCCGATCCGCGAATCGGGCATCGCCTGGACCTTCCTGCGCCCGGGGGCGTTCGCCGGGAACGCGCTCGCGTGGGCGCCGTCGATCCGCGCCGAGGGCGTGGTGGCGATGCCGTACCCCGATTCGTACTCCACGCCGATCCACGAACAGGACATCGCGGAGGTCGCCGTCGAGGCGCTCACCTCGCCGGGGCACGAAGGGGCGGCCTACGCGCTCGCGGGCCCGGAGAGCATGACCAGGACACGGCAGGTCGAGCTCATCGGGGAGGCGCTCGGCCGCGAGCTGGTGGTGACCGAGCTGGCGCCGGAGCAGGTCCGCGACGTGCCGCCGTTCCTGCTGGAGATGATGGCCCGCAACCGGGAGGAGCCGACCGACGGGGGCCCGACGATCGCCGACGTGCTCGGCCGCCCGGCCCGCACGTTCGCGTCGTGGGCGCGCGACCACGTCGCCGACTTCGGGTAA
- a CDS encoding Lrp/AsnC family transcriptional regulator: protein MNFSTLAPLDGKILHALTLDGRVSFTRLGEVLGVSGQTVARRYAGLRRSAALRVIGTIDPHANGEAQWMLRVHTTPDAAEPIAAALARRPDTAWVQLTSAGTEIICASRIPEDPAGESPLLRSLPRTPRVLAVTAQRVLHTFVGGGHGLLDQAAFLTADERAALTPSPPVGDPVHLSAADQPLLLALRRDGRAKLAELAAATGWSTTSAHRRLTTLREAGALTFDVDFDRTIFGLRARTLLWTTVAAADLHRTGKALAAHPETVFAGATTGPTNLLVNVHCENAGALYAYLTERIASLPEIGTVETSPVLRNVKYFSGPH, encoded by the coding sequence GTGAACTTCTCTACGCTCGCGCCTCTGGACGGGAAGATCCTCCACGCGCTGACACTCGATGGCAGGGTGTCCTTCACGCGTCTCGGTGAGGTGCTCGGGGTGTCCGGCCAGACGGTCGCCCGCCGGTACGCGGGCCTGCGCAGGTCCGCGGCGCTCCGCGTGATCGGCACGATCGACCCGCACGCCAACGGTGAAGCGCAGTGGATGCTGCGGGTGCACACCACCCCCGACGCGGCCGAGCCGATCGCCGCCGCGCTGGCCAGGCGGCCCGACACCGCGTGGGTGCAGCTCACCTCCGCCGGCACGGAAATCATCTGCGCGAGCCGCATTCCCGAAGACCCGGCGGGCGAGTCCCCGCTGCTGCGCTCGCTGCCCCGCACCCCGAGGGTGCTCGCCGTGACCGCCCAGCGAGTGCTGCACACGTTCGTCGGCGGCGGGCACGGCCTGCTCGACCAGGCCGCGTTCCTCACCGCGGACGAGCGGGCCGCGCTCACCCCGTCGCCGCCGGTCGGCGACCCGGTCCACCTCAGCGCCGCCGACCAGCCGCTGCTGCTGGCACTGCGCCGCGACGGCAGGGCGAAGCTCGCCGAACTCGCCGCGGCGACCGGCTGGTCGACGACGAGCGCGCACCGGCGCCTCACCACCCTGCGTGAGGCGGGCGCGCTGACCTTCGACGTCGACTTCGACCGCACGATCTTCGGCCTGCGCGCGCGGACGCTGCTGTGGACCACGGTGGCCGCGGCCGATCTGCACCGCACCGGCAAGGCGCTGGCCGCGCATCCCGAGACTGTCTTCGCCGGCGCCACCACCGGGCCCACCAACCTCCTCGTCAACGTGCACTGCGAAAACGCCGGGGCGCTCTACGCGTACCTGACCGAACGGATCGCGTCACTGCCCGAGATCGGCACCGTCGAGACGAGTCCGGTGCTGCGCAACGTCAAGTACTTCTCGGGCCCTCACTGA